Part of the Oscillibacter hominis genome is shown below.
CTCTTTGGTTTTCTTTATAGTATTTCTTGATGATATAATTGCTGTTGAAAGACTAATAATAAGCGGAATAAAAATTGGTAATATCCATTTCAAAGTTTCTTCCATTTGTGTAACCTCCTTAAAACGACTTTATTAAACAAATTATACCAGATAATATTAACCCTGTCACATAATTTTGCTTTCGCGTGAAGTTATAGGACTTTACCTTATTTGCCGATTTGTAATCCCATATAAATGTAGGCAAAGCAAAAGACCGCCGACTTTCGTCGACGGTCTTTTCAATGGTCCGAGTGACTGGATTCGAACCAGCGGCCTCTTGAACCCCATTCAAGCGCGATACCAAACTTCGCCACACCCGGATGCAAAGGTAATATTACCACACCCGGCAGCGCTTTGCAAGGGTATTTTTTGCTGTGTCCTATTTTTTTACCGGACTCAGTTGGTTGTAGAGTGACAGGGCCTCTTCATAAGTCAAATTCTTATCCCCGGTATGATTGAACCCACTGTTCTGGGCATTGTTCGCAAAGACATAATAGGAATACAGGCTGCCGTCAGAGGCGTCCGTACTGCTGTACAGCGCCACATTGCTCATCGCCACAGAGTATTTTCCCGTATCGACTGAGTAGGAGATCGCCGGAACCTGCTTATATGCCCCGGTGCTGACGTCGTAGGTGGACCAGACGTATTCCACTCCGGCAGGGGAGGAGCCTGTCTTATTATTTAAAATCACCCAGGACTGGATGGCCAGATCGGGATATCGATCCATCGCTCCGGTCACAGTGGGAGCCCAATTTCTTCCGCCGGAATCCACCCGTGTATTGCTGGTGGAGTCCGTCCATTTGCTGTTCATCTCGCTGTTGGCGTCCAACACAGCCTGCAAGCCCTTGGCAAACTGATCCACCAGCAAGCTGCCGTCCACCTTTTTGGTATGCTTGGAGCAGACCACCAGACAGGCATCGCCCGTCTGCTCCACGGAATAGGAGCCTCCGCCGGGGCAGGTGACGCCGCGATCCGCGACCATTTGATTAAGCTCCTTTAGAGACACTGCGCTGTTCTGAAACCGGGATAAGGTGACCTCCTGGCGCAGTGTCCTGCGGTTGGCCGAACAGACTACCTCACGGGTAGTGTCCATGCGGTGGGCAAACGTCGGAACCGCAATCGCCGCCAGTACAGCAATGATCGCTACAACAATCAGCATCTCCATCAAAGTAAATCCCTTTTTCATTGCTGCACCTTCCTTTCAGTAACATATTATTCCATATTTTGCAGCATGTCAAAGGATATTTATCGAATCTGCCCGTCTCCGTGAATCAAATACTTATAAGACGTCAGTTCCCGCAGGCCCATGGGCCCCCGGGCATGCATTTTTTGGGTGGAAATGCCGATTTCCGCGCCCAAGCCGAACTCACCGCCGTCGGTAAACCGGGTGGAGGCGTTGACGTAGACAGCCGCCGCGTCCACTTCAGCACTGAAGCGTCTGGCGGATTCGGGGTCCTGTGTGACGATGCATTCGCTGTGGTGGGTGGAGTATTTTGCAATGTGCTCCAGCGCCTCGTCCAAGCTGTCCACCACCCGGGATGCCAGTATGTAGTCGTTGAATTCATCGATGTAATCCTGCTCTGCGGCGGGCTGGATGCCGGGCAACAGGGCACAGGTGCGCGGGCAGCCACGCCACTCCACGCTGGCCTCGTCCAGCCTGGCCTTTGCGGCAGGCAGGAAGGCCGGGGCTGCGTCCTGATGCACGAGAACGGTTTCCAGGGCGTTGCAGACCGACGGACGGGAGCACTTGCCGTTGAACAGCAGCTCCACCGCCATGGCAAGGTCGGCGCTTTGATCCACATAGAGGTGGCAGTTTCCGGTGCCGGTTTCAATGACCGGCAAAGAGGCGTTGTCCAACACGCTGCGGATCAGCCCCGCACCGCCTCTGGGAATTAAGACGTCGATATAGCCCCGCAGCTGCATCATCTCCCGGGCCATCTCGTGGGAGGTGTCGTCCAGCAGCAGCATGCAGTCCGAATTCAGGCCCGCCTGAGCCAGGGCATCGCGCAGGATGGACATCAGCGTCATATTGGAGCGGAATGCCTCCTTGCCGCCCCGGAGAAAGGCGGCGTTGCCGGATTTGAGGCAGAGCGCCGCGGAATCCACGGTGACATTGGGACGTGCCTCATAGATGATGCCGATTACGCCCAGGGGAACCCGCACCTTTTGAATTTCCAGGCCGTTGGGACGGTGCACCGTTTCCATCACCTCGCCCACGGGGTCCGGCAGCGCCATCACGTCACGAACGCCCTTTGCCATGGAATCGATGCGCTCGTCCGTCAGCGTCAGCCGGTCCACCATGGTGGGGCGGACGCCGTTTTGCTCCGCCTCCGCCACATCCTGGGCGTTGGCGGCAAGGATTTCCGCCCTGCGGGCTTCCAGCGCGTCGGCAATGGAGGCAAGGCCCCGGTTTTTTGTCTCCGTGCTGTAAAGGGCCAGTTCTTTTGCAGCCGCTTTCACGCGGCCCGCCAGTTCATGCAGATGATCCATTCCGTAATCCCTCACTTTCCTGCCGTAAACACAGTCCCCACCGTTTTCCCATCTAACAGATCATAGAGGAGGTTGGGGTCTGAGCCATTGATGATGGCCATGGTGACGCCGGCCTTCCCGGCGATTTTCGCGGCCTGGATTTTGGTGCTCATCCCGCCGGTGCCGAGTCCGGAGACGGAACCGCCGGCGATTTCCTCGATATGGGAGTCGATCTGATCCACCACGGGGATCAGCTTGGCATCGGGGTTTTTATGGGGATCGGAGTCATAGAGCCCGTCGATGTCGGAGAGGATGATCAAGGCGTCGGCCTCAGTCAGGGCGGCCACCATGGAGGAGAGGGTGTCGTTGTCGCCGAATTCCAGCTCCTCCGTGGCCACCGTGTCGTTTTCATTGACAATGGGGATGGCGCCCAGGCTGAGCAGGCGGTCAAAGGTGTTTTTCATGTTCTGCCGGCGCTGGGGCTGTTCAAACCCGTCCCGGGTCAGGAGGATCTGGGCCACCTTGTGATTTTTTTCCAGGAACAGCTTATCGTAAAGATACATCAGCTCGCACTGTCCCACAGCGGCAGTGGCCTGCTTTCCCGGTATGTCTTTGGGCCGTTCCGGAAGGCCCAGTTTGGCCACTCCGACTCCCACGGCGCCGGAAGAGACCAGAACGATCTCGCGGCCGGAGTTTTTCAGGTCGGAGAGCACCTTGCACAACAGCTCAAACCGGCGGATGTTGATCCGCCCCGTGGCATAGGCCAGGGTGCTGGTGCCGATTTTGATGACGATTCTCTTTGCTTCACTGATTTGGCTCATAACTACACGCTCCCTCTGCACGGATGTGGGCCATCCGCACTGAATAATTCAGTATAGCAAACTTGGAAAAGACAGTCAATTGCATTGGAAAGGACTTTGCAGATTTTAACGGGAAAGCGCTATGCCCATTCGCTGCGGCGGCTATGGCGGCAGAAGCGGCGATCCGCATTGCGATCCGCGCCGCGATCTGATATGATGTTTGCGGCAAACTCTATGGGCTTTGTCTCGGATGATAGGCGGGACGCGCTGAGATTTCATGAAAGGGGAGAGGCGTTGTGAAAGGATTCCGGAGGGATAACCTGCTCTTTTCGCTCTGCGGGCTCAACTGCGGACTCTGTCCCATGCAGTTGGGAGGCTACTGTCCAGGCTGCGGCGGCGGGGAAGGAAACCAGCCCTGTGCCATTGCAAGGTGCACCCTGGCCCGCGGCGGCGTGGAATACTGCTTTGAGTGCGGTTCGTTTCCCTGTGAAAGGTATGAGGGTATCGACCAGTTTGACTCGTTCATCACCCACAGAAACCGCAGGCGGAATATGGAGCAGGCGTCGGAGATGGGTATGGAAGCATATTGCGCCCAGCAGAGGGAGAAGGCGGCGGCTTTGCAGGAGCTTTTGTCGCGTTATAACGACGGAAGGCGAAAGACGCTGTTTTGCACCGCGGTCAACTTGCTGGAGCTGGAGGATGTGCGGGCGATTGCGGAGGAACTCCGGGTCATGCCTGGCCAGAGGGAAATGCCGATCCGGGAAAAGGCGGCTCATGCGGCCTCCTTGCTCCAGGATGCTGCCCGGAAGCGGAACATCGATCTTAAGCTGCGCAAAAAGAAAAAGAGCTGAGTATAACTCTCAGCTCTTTTTTTACGTTCCTTTACATGAGGCCCAGCAGGTCTATGAGGCGGAAGCGATGGCAGAACGCCTCCTGCAGGGCTTCCAGGTTTTCGTCGCAGTGCTCGATCTCCCGGCAGAACATCCGCAGGCAGTCGGGATAGGGCGCGCTGAGAGAACCGGTCACCGCCGTGGCCAGCACGCACAGTTCCGCCCGGGAGAGGACATCGCCGTCCCAGACGCTGTGCAGCCAGTACCGGAACAGAAAATAGACGGCGGTCCGCTGTCCCCACAGCTCCGGTGCGTGATAGAGGGGTACACCGCCGCTGTTCCTCCCTGTTTGGAGCAGGCTGCTCCAGTCACTGCCCAGGCACTCTAAGCTTTGCAGCAGCTCCAGCACATGGGGCCAGACTTCGGCGCGGTGTCTTTCATCCGGGATGGGCAGGTCCGGAGCCGTCCACTCCTCAGCGAATTGCGGGAGAGACGCTTCCTCGCCCTCGTCAATCCGCGACTGGACCTCGTTGGCAAAGAGGAGCAGCTCCCCCAACTTTTCCCGAAGCGGAGTGCCCTCCCGGCGGAGGATTGCAAGAGCCCTGTCCCGGCAGCGCAGCAGCGGATTCAGCAGGGAGGGGGTCTGACCGGAGGGGCCTTCCCAATCCGATTCTGTGAACTGGGCGTCACGGGAAAGCACCAGCCGGACCACCTCGGGGCAGGAGGCGCAGAGGCTCTCCTCGCGGCGGGAGCCGTAGTCGTCAAAAAACCGGGGATGGGTGCGGCAGATGAAGCTGGTCCGCGCTTCGCCCAGGCGGCGATAGACCTCACAGAGGCCGCTGCGCTCCAAAAAGGGACAGCGTCCGCCCTGGAGCGGAAAGCAGTATGCGCCGTCCTCATCCCGCTGCAGCGCCTGGCGCAGCCTCTGGCCCAGTTCGCCCGGCACGCTTTGGTAGAAAGCGGCGGTATCGTCGTCCACCATCACCTCCCAGCCAATGCAGCAGCTGTGGGGGCAGCGCTCGGCCAGGCAGCGGAAGTCATTGTAATAATCCGGGACACAGCGTATCATACATCATTCTCCTTGGAATGCCGGCTGCAGGGCCGCCCACAGCAGCAAACGGAAAGATAAAAATCCATGCTCAGGTAAAAAGCCGGGGGGCGCATAAGACGGCCATTTAATCGCAGATCAAAGCGAACGCGGCGTACAGGACAGGCTGATGCGCAAGGTAGACAGGCAGGGAATTGCGGCCTAAAAAGCGCAGGGTGGCCGTCCCGGAGAAAGCGCCGGAGGAAAGGCTGGGGGTTGGCATGCAGCGGCTGAAAAAGTAGCCCATAAAAAAGAGGAACATCCAGGGAAGCATGGGAAAATAGTCCGTGGAGTAAAAGGAGGCGGGAGGGAAGCCCAGATAGGCGCTCAGCAGGCCGCAGTAAAGCTCCGGCGGAAGTGTAATCAAGCCAAAGACCATGTGGCCGGAGGGTACGGTCCGGGTGAAGAGAAAGAGCGCTCCGCTGAGCAGGAGCCCTATGACCGGAGGCAGCTTCCGCATCAGGCAGTTCAGAGGGATCATGATGAGCATGCAGGAGGAGATCAGGGTCAGCACGCCGAACAAAATGACCTGGTCCGGCGCCACAACGACGGTGGTCAGTGAGACGATTGCACCGGCTGTGAAGACGGTGAGTCCCCGCCGCAGAGGGCGGCTTCCATAGGACCAGCAAAATCCGGACAGCAGGATGAAGGTCCAGCAGATGCTCTGCTGCCAGAGGAACCCTCCAGCTCCGGTAAACCAGGAAATCTTCACTCCATACAGGTGGACCAGATCCCAAAGAGCATGATAGGCGATCATCTGCATCAGGGTGAATCCCCGGATGCTGTCAATCCAGCCCCGGCGGTTTGCGTGCTTTGCAGTGGCGCTCTGGCAGCCGTATGCCAAGGCTGCTCCCGCCGGCTGCTGCGCAAAGCCGCAGGGAACACGGCGCAAAAAGGAGGAGTACATTGGTTCACCTCTTTCTCCGGGAATGGGATGATTATTGAGTCTACTATTCAAAACTATCACATGAAGTGCATTCCATGTCAATCCCTGTCGATTAAAATAGAAGAAAAATTTAAAAAAGAACGCCGAGCAGAATGAAAAGGCTTGACTTGGAGTGGACTCCAGGCGCTATACTGGAAAAAATGCTTGAGAGGAGCCGATACATATGCGTTACCGCACACTGGGCCGGACCGGCCTTCAGGTCAGCGAGATCGCCCTTGGCTGCGAGGGATTTGTGCAGCAGGGTGACGAGTTTGCCCGTGAGATGTTCCGCCTTGCCCTGGACAGCGGCGTCAACTGCATGGATTTATACAGCCCCAACCCCGACGTACAGCGGCGGGTGGGGAAGGCCATCCACGAACGGAGAGAACGGTTTATCCTGCAGGCCCACCTCTGCACGATCTGGCAGGATGGCCAGTACAGGGCCACACGAAAAATAGAGGAGGTGCGGGGTGCCTTTGAAACCATGCTCAATCACTTGAACACCGATTACGTGGACATCGGCATGATCCACTATGTGGATTCCCGTCAGCTGTGGGGGGAGATCGCCGAAGGGCCCGTGATGCGTTATGCCCTGGAGCAGAAGGCCGCCGGGCACATCCGCTGCATCGGCGTCAGCAGCCACAATCCGGATGCCGCCCTAACGGCGGTGGAAAGCGGGCTTGTCGATGTGCTGATGTTCAGCGTCAACCCCTGTTACGATCTGCTGCCCGGTGATGAAAACTGCGAAACCCTGTGGCTGGAGGACAGCTACTCGGCGCAGCTGACCAATATGAATCCGGAGCGTGTGCGGCTGTATGAGGCCTGCCAGCGGCTGGGAGTGGGGATTACGGTGATGAAGGCCTTTGGCGGCGGCGACCTGCTGGATGCCAACCTCTCGCCCGCCGGGGCTGCGCTGACTCCCGTTCAGTGCATTCACTACGCCCTGACCCGTCCGGCGGTGGCCTGCGTGATGTCCGGGGCCCGGAGCCTGGAGGATCTGCGCGCATCCCTGGCCTATGAGACTGCCTCGGAGGAGGAAAAGGACTATGCAGCCGCGTTTGCCTCGTTCCCCCGCATCAGGTGGGAGGGGCACTGTATGTACTGCGGCCACTGCGCGCCCTGCCCCAAAGGCATTGACGTGGCCACGGTGACAAAATTCCTGAACCTGGCCAAGGCCCAGGGCGCGGTTCCGGAGACGGTGCGTGAACACTATAGGGCCCTGCCCCACGCCGCCGGGGAGTGCATCCGATGTGGAGCCTGCGAGCGGCGCTGCCCCTTTGGCGTGAGCGCCATGGAAAACATGAGGGAGGCGTCGTCGGTATTCGGCTCATAAAAATTCTATGCGCACGCTGAAAAAATATAAAAGGAGGCCCTTCCCATGACAATTGCCGAGGTGAGCAAACAGTATGGCCTGTCGGCGGATACCCTGCGCTATTATGAGCGCATTGGCCTCATCCCGCCGGTGCCGCGAAATGAAAGCGGCATCCGGGACTATGACGAGGACTCCTGTGGATGGGTGGAGCTGATGAAGTGCATGCGCGCCGCTGGAGTGCAGATTGAGGCGCTGATTGAATATGTGGCGCTGTTCCGACAGGGGGATGAGACCATCGATGCCCGCAAAGCGCTGCTGATGGATCAGCGGAACCGTCTGATCTCCCGCATGGCGGATATGCAGGCGTCGCTGGACCGGCTCAACGAGAAGATCGACCTCTATGAGCAGGGCCTAATGGTGAAAGAGAAGCTTTTGAAGCGATGAGAAAGAGGCTGGTAAACCAAACGTTTACCAGCCTCTTTGCTGTCTTGGCACGGCGGTTCAATCCCGCCGCCATGATTGATCGTAGTCCGCGCTCATAAAAATACTGTACGTGAAGCGCCGGTTCTTTTTGGAAGGTAATCGACAGCCCTGTTTTCTGTTGTTTTGATAGAGACATAGCTCGCTTATCCAGATTCCGCACCGACCGCCCTGGTTAAAATTTTTTGAAAAAAGTGTTGACACGGGGCGAAACCAATGCTATACTAAGCACTGTTCTGAGCGCGAAAGACGCACAGACATCTGGGGGTATAGCTCAGCTGGGAGCCCGGTTGAAGCGGTAAACAACCCCCGCACTAATTGAATAAGAAATTACTCAGCGCACCCCTTACATGGGGGTATAGCTCAGCTGGGAGAGCGCTTGACTGGCAGTCAAGAGGTCAGCGGTTCGATCCCGCTTATCTCCACCAATCGGGTGCGCTGAGTATTCTTAATAAATGCTTGCTTTGAAAAAAGCAAGTTTTTTGTTTTATGTCCGCTTCCCTTTTGAAGCGGGCTTTTTTTATGCGGCGATTGCCGAAATGTCCAGTCCAGCGCTGAACTGCTCAAAGTCAATGTTGAAGTCGATATGCAGCCGATAGTCCCGATACACCTCCACACGCCGGATCAAGCAGCTCACAATCATTTTCTTTGACTCCGTGCTGGCGCTGTCGTACATATCCGCCCATGAAATAATATCGTCATACTGAGCGTTTAAGGCGTCCAGCATGGCCTGTCCCTCGTCGTAGGCCGCCTGCGCCGCCTCCATAGTGTGCTGAACTTCGAGACATTTTGTCTCACAGTCAGAAATCAA
Proteins encoded:
- a CDS encoding heparan-alpha-glucosaminide N-acetyltransferase, translating into MYSSFLRRVPCGFAQQPAGAALAYGCQSATAKHANRRGWIDSIRGFTLMQMIAYHALWDLVHLYGVKISWFTGAGGFLWQQSICWTFILLSGFCWSYGSRPLRRGLTVFTAGAIVSLTTVVVAPDQVILFGVLTLISSCMLIMIPLNCLMRKLPPVIGLLLSGALFLFTRTVPSGHMVFGLITLPPELYCGLLSAYLGFPPASFYSTDYFPMLPWMFLFFMGYFFSRCMPTPSLSSGAFSGTATLRFLGRNSLPVYLAHQPVLYAAFALICD
- a CDS encoding DUF3795 domain-containing protein, which translates into the protein MKGFRRDNLLFSLCGLNCGLCPMQLGGYCPGCGGGEGNQPCAIARCTLARGGVEYCFECGSFPCERYEGIDQFDSFITHRNRRRNMEQASEMGMEAYCAQQREKAAALQELLSRYNDGRRKTLFCTAVNLLELEDVRAIAEELRVMPGQREMPIREKAAHAASLLQDAARKRNIDLKLRKKKKS
- a CDS encoding MerR family transcriptional regulator, with the translated sequence MTIAEVSKQYGLSADTLRYYERIGLIPPVPRNESGIRDYDEDSCGWVELMKCMRAAGVQIEALIEYVALFRQGDETIDARKALLMDQRNRLISRMADMQASLDRLNEKIDLYEQGLMVKEKLLKR
- a CDS encoding aldo/keto reductase, translating into MRYRTLGRTGLQVSEIALGCEGFVQQGDEFAREMFRLALDSGVNCMDLYSPNPDVQRRVGKAIHERRERFILQAHLCTIWQDGQYRATRKIEEVRGAFETMLNHLNTDYVDIGMIHYVDSRQLWGEIAEGPVMRYALEQKAAGHIRCIGVSSHNPDAALTAVESGLVDVLMFSVNPCYDLLPGDENCETLWLEDSYSAQLTNMNPERVRLYEACQRLGVGITVMKAFGGGDLLDANLSPAGAALTPVQCIHYALTRPAVACVMSGARSLEDLRASLAYETASEEEKDYAAAFASFPRIRWEGHCMYCGHCAPCPKGIDVATVTKFLNLAKAQGAVPETVREHYRALPHAAGECIRCGACERRCPFGVSAMENMREASSVFGS
- a CDS encoding glutamate-5-semialdehyde dehydrogenase, with protein sequence MDHLHELAGRVKAAAKELALYSTETKNRGLASIADALEARRAEILAANAQDVAEAEQNGVRPTMVDRLTLTDERIDSMAKGVRDVMALPDPVGEVMETVHRPNGLEIQKVRVPLGVIGIIYEARPNVTVDSAALCLKSGNAAFLRGGKEAFRSNMTLMSILRDALAQAGLNSDCMLLLDDTSHEMAREMMQLRGYIDVLIPRGGAGLIRSVLDNASLPVIETGTGNCHLYVDQSADLAMAVELLFNGKCSRPSVCNALETVLVHQDAAPAFLPAAKARLDEASVEWRGCPRTCALLPGIQPAAEQDYIDEFNDYILASRVVDSLDEALEHIAKYSTHHSECIVTQDPESARRFSAEVDAAAVYVNASTRFTDGGEFGLGAEIGISTQKMHARGPMGLRELTSYKYLIHGDGQIR
- the fliB gene encoding flagellin lysine-N-methylase, coding for MIRCVPDYYNDFRCLAERCPHSCCIGWEVMVDDDTAAFYQSVPGELGQRLRQALQRDEDGAYCFPLQGGRCPFLERSGLCEVYRRLGEARTSFICRTHPRFFDDYGSRREESLCASCPEVVRLVLSRDAQFTESDWEGPSGQTPSLLNPLLRCRDRALAILRREGTPLREKLGELLLFANEVQSRIDEGEEASLPQFAEEWTAPDLPIPDERHRAEVWPHVLELLQSLECLGSDWSSLLQTGRNSGGVPLYHAPELWGQRTAVYFLFRYWLHSVWDGDVLSRAELCVLATAVTGSLSAPYPDCLRMFCREIEHCDENLEALQEAFCHRFRLIDLLGLM
- a CDS encoding prepilin-type N-terminal cleavage/methylation domain-containing protein, which encodes MKKGFTLMEMLIVVAIIAVLAAIAVPTFAHRMDTTREVVCSANRRTLRQEVTLSRFQNSAVSLKELNQMVADRGVTCPGGGSYSVEQTGDACLVVCSKHTKKVDGSLLVDQFAKGLQAVLDANSEMNSKWTDSTSNTRVDSGGRNWAPTVTGAMDRYPDLAIQSWVILNNKTGSSPAGVEYVWSTYDVSTGAYKQVPAISYSVDTGKYSVAMSNVALYSSTDASDGSLYSYYVFANNAQNSGFNHTGDKNLTYEEALSLYNQLSPVKK
- the proB gene encoding glutamate 5-kinase, with protein sequence MSQISEAKRIVIKIGTSTLAYATGRINIRRFELLCKVLSDLKNSGREIVLVSSGAVGVGVAKLGLPERPKDIPGKQATAAVGQCELMYLYDKLFLEKNHKVAQILLTRDGFEQPQRRQNMKNTFDRLLSLGAIPIVNENDTVATEELEFGDNDTLSSMVAALTEADALIILSDIDGLYDSDPHKNPDAKLIPVVDQIDSHIEEIAGGSVSGLGTGGMSTKIQAAKIAGKAGVTMAIINGSDPNLLYDLLDGKTVGTVFTAGK